In the Streptomyces sp. SJL17-4 genome, CGGCACCTCGTCGCCGCCGAGTGGGTGGTCCTGGATGTGGGCCGACCCGCCCCCGTGATGTTCGACCGGAAGTTCGACGGCCCGAACGTCATCCCCGGCCTCGGCAGCACCTACGACCGGCACGTCTGGCTCTACAAGAAGACCCCGTCCGGTCTCTTCGCCCGCTACAACCCGAAGGTGAAGTGCCCGGTGGCCTCGCCCCCCGCACCCGTAGCCCCGCACCCGTAGCCACGCGCACACGCGGGTCCCCGCGTACGACGAAGGGCCCGGCTCGCCCCCGAGCCGGGCCCTTCACGCGTACGACCGGAGCTACCGGACGAACACGCTCGCCTGGTTCGCGAGATCCAGGAAGTACTGCGGTGCGAGGCCGAGCACCAGCGTGACCGCCACACCCGCCGTGATCGTGACCGTCGTCAGGGCCGAGGGCACGGCGACCGTGGGGCCGTCCGCCTTCGGCTCGCTGAAGAACATGAGCACGATGACCCGGATGTAGAAGAACGCGGCGATCGCCGAGGAGATCACACCGACCACGACGAGCGCGCCCGCGCCGCCGTCCGCCGCCGCCTTGAAGACCGCGAACTTCCCGGAGAAGCCGGAGGTCAGCGGGATACCGGCGAAGGCGAGCAGGAAGACCGCGAAGACCGCCGCGACGAGCGGCGAACGGCGCCCGAGACCGGCCCACTTGGAGAGGTGCGTCGCCTCGCCGCCCGCGTCCCTGACCAGCGTGACGACGGCGAACGCGCCGATGGTCACGAAGGAGTAGGCGCCCAGGTAGAAGAGGACGGACGAGATTCCGCTCGGGGTGGCCGCGATGACACCGGCGAGCAGGAAGCCCGCGTGCGCGATCGACGAGTACGCGAGGAGCCGCTTGATGTCGGTCTGGGTGATGGCGACGATCGCGCCGCCCAGCATGGTGACGATGGCGACGCCCCACATGACCGGCCGCCAGTCCCAGGTGAGGCCCGGCAGCACCACGTACAGCAGGCGGAGCAGCGCGCCGAACGCGGCGACCTTGGTCGCGGCGGCCATGAAGCCGGTGACCGGGGTCGGGGCGCCCTGGTAGACGTCCGGGGTCCACATGTGGAACGGCACGGCGCCGACCTTGAAGAGGAGCCCGGTGAGCACCATGGCGAAGCCGATGAGCAGCAGCGCGTCGTTGCCCATGGTGCCGGCGAGCGCCGGGTTCACGGTGGCGATGGAGCCGTCGACGACCTGGGCGATGGTGGCGTACGAGACGGAGCCCGCGTAGCCGTAGAGGAGGGCGATCCCGAAGAGCAGGAAGGCCGAGGAGAAGGCGCCCAGCAGGAAGTACTTGACGGCTGCCTCCTGTGACATCAGCCGCTTACGGCGGGCCACGGCGCAGAGCAGGTACAGCGGGAGGGAGAAGACCTCCAGGGCGATGAAGAGCGTCAGGAGGTCGTTGGCCGCCGGGAAGACGAGCATGCCGGCGACGGCGAAGAGGGCGAGCGGGAACACCTCGGTGGTGGTGAACCCGGCCTTGACGGCGGCCTTCTCGTGGTCGCTGCCGGGGACGGCGGCGGCCTCGGCGGCGAAGGAGTCGACCTTGTGGCCGTGGTCGGCCGGGTCGAGCCTGCGCTCGGCGAAGGTGAAGATCGCGACGACGGAGGCGAGGAGAATGGTGCCCTGGAGGAAGAGGGCGGGTCCGTCGACGGCGATGGCGCCCATGGCCGCGATGTGGGCCTTGGTGGAACCGTAACCGCCCGCCGCCAGGCCGACGATGGCGGCGAAGGCGGCGACGAGTGCGAGGACGCTGAGGAAGAGCTGGCTGTGGTAGCGGGCCTTGCGGGGCACGAAGGCCTCGACGAGGACGCCGACGATCGCCGCGCCGACCACGATGAGGACGGGCGAGAGCTGGACGTACTCGATGTGGGGCGCCGGGATCTTGTCCTGCGGTTCGGCAGCGGTCGTCCACAGGCTGTGGACAGAGGATGCGACGGCGGATGTGCTCACTTGGCCGCCTCCACTTCGGGGGTGGGGTCCTTCTGCTGGACGTCGGACATGGTGTGCTGCACGGCCGGGTTGACGACGTCCGTCAGCGGCTTCGGGAAGACCCCGAGGAAGATCAGGAGCGCGATCAGCGGGACGACCACCGCGAGTTCACGCACCCGCAGGTCGGGCATCGTCCGTACCTCCTCCTTCACCGGCCCGGTCATCGTCCGCTGGTACAGGACGAGGGTGTAGAGCGCGGCGAGGACGATGCCGGTGGTGGCGATGACGCCGGCCACCGGGTAGCGGGCGTACGTGCCGACCAGGACGAGGAACTCGCTGACGAACGGCGCGAGTCCGGGCAGCGACAGGGTCGCCAGACCGCCGATGAGGAAGGTGCCGGCGAGCACCGGGGCGACCTTCTGCACACCGCCGTAGTCGGCGATGAGCCGGGAGCCGCGCCGGGAGATCAGGAAGCCGGCGACGAGCATCAGGGCGGCCGTCGAGATGCCGTGGTTGACCATGTAGAGCGTGGCACCGGACTGGCCCTGGGTGGTCATCGCGAAGATGCCCAGGATGATGAAGCCGAAGTGCGAGATCGACGCGTAGGCGACCAGGCGCTTGATGTCCCGCTGGCCGACGGCGAGCAGAGCGCCGTAGACGATGCTGATCAGCGCCAGGACGACGATCGCCGGGGTGGCCCACTTGCTCGCCTCGGGGAAGAGCCCCAGGCAGAAGCGGAGCATCGCGAAGGTGCCGACCTTGTCGACGACGGCGGTGATGAGGACGGCGACCGGGGCGGTCGCCTCCCCCATCGCGTTCGGCAGCCAGGTGTGCAGCGGCCAGAGCGGGGCCTTCACCGCGAAGGCGAAGAAGAAGCCGAGGAACAGCCAGCGCTCCGTGCTGGTCGCCATCTCCAGCGAGCCGTTGGCGCGGGCCTCGGCGATCTCGGTGAGCGAGAAGTTCCCCGCGACCACGTAGAGCCCGATGACGGCGGCCAGCATGATGAGGCCGCCGACGAGGTTGTAGAGGAGGAACTTGACGGCCGCGTACGAGCGCTGGGCCGCCGCGTTCTCGTCGGTGCCCGCGTGGGCGCGGTCGCCGAAGCCGCCGATGAGGAAGTACATCGGGATGAGCATGGCTTCGAACAGGATGTAGAAGAGGAAGACGTCGGTGGCCTCGAAGGAGAGGATCACCATCGCCTCGACCATGAGGATCAGCGCGAAGAAGCCCTGGGTGGGCCGCCACCGCTTCGAGCTGGTCTCCAGGGGGTCGGCGTCGTGCCAGCCCGCAAGGATCACGAAGGGGATGAGCAGCGCGGTGAGCGCGATGAGCGCCACCCCGATGCCGTCGACCCCGAGCTCGTAGCGGACGCCGAAGTCCTTGATCCAGGCGTGCGATTCGGTCAGCTGGTACCGCTCGCCGCCGGGCTCGAACCGTACGAAGACGACGGCGGCGAGCACGAGCGTGGCGAGCGAGACCAGCAGCGCCAGCCACTTGGCGGCGGTGCGGCGGGCGGCGGGGACGGCGGCGGTGAGGATCGCACCGACCGCCGGAACCGCTGCCGTCAGCGTAAGGAGCGGGAAGGACATGAGAGTTACACCGCCCTCATCAGCAGGGTCGCGGCGATCAGCACCGCCGTACCTCCGAACATGGAGACCGCGTACGAGCGGGCGTAGCCGTTCTGGAGCTTGCGCAACCGGCCGGAGAGTCCGCCGACGGAGGCCGCGGTGCCGTTGACCACGCCGTCGACCAGGGTGTGGTCGACGTAGACGAGCGAGCGGGTCAGGTGGGTGCCGCCGCGGACGAAGACGGCGTGGTTGAGGTCGTCCTGGAGGAGGTCGCGGCGGGCGGCCCGGGTGAGGAGCGAGCCGCGCGGGGCGACGACCGGGACGGGCTTGCGCCCGTACTGGAGGTACGCGAGGCCGACACCGATCACCATGACGGCGACGGTGGCGGTGGTGACGGCGGCGGCGCTGATCGGCGGGTGGCCGTGGGCGTAGCCGGTGACCGGCTCCAGCCATTCGACGAAGCCGGCGAACTCGAAGAACGCGCCTGCGGCGACGGAGCCGACGGCGAGCAGGACCATGGGGATGACCATGGACTTGGGCGACTCGTGCGGGTGCGGCGGGTTGCCGTTCTCGTCGTTCTGCCAGCGCTTCTCGCCGAAGAAGGTCATCAGCATCACGCGGGTCATGTAGTACGCGGTGATGGCCGCGCCGAGCAGGGTGACCGCGCCGAGGATCCAGCCCTCGGTGCCGCCCTTGGCGAAGGCCGCCTCGATGATCTTGTCCTTGGAGAAGAAGCCGGACAGGCCGGGGAAGCCGATGATCGCGAGGTAGCCGAGGCCGAAGGTGACGAAGGTGACCGGCATGTACTTCCGCAGGCCGCCGTACTTCCGCATGTCGACCTCGTCGTTCATGCCGTGCATGACCGAACCGGCGCCGAGGAACAGCCCGGCCTTGAAGAAGCCGTGGGTCACCAGGTGCATGATCGCGAAGACGTAGCCGATGGGGCCGAGGCCGGCGGCCAGGATCATGTAGCCGATCTGCGACATCGTCGAGCCGGCGAGCGCCTTCTTGATGTCGTCCTTCGCGCAACCGACGATCGCACCGAAGAGGAGCGTGACGGCGCCGACCACGGTGACGACGAGCTGCGCGTCGGGCGCGGCGTTGAAGATGTTCGCGGAGCGGACGATCAGATAGACACCGGCGGTCACCATGGTGGCCGCGTGGATGAGGGCCGAGACCGGGGTCGGGCCCTCCATCGCGTCCCCGAGCCAGGACTGCAGCGGCACCTGGGCCGACTTGCCGCAGGCGGCGAGGAGCAGCATCAGACCGATCGCGGTCAGCGTGCCCTCCGAGGTCTCCCCCGTCGACGCCAGGACCGGCCCGAAGGCGAAGGTCCCGAAGGTGGTGAACATGATCATGATGGCGATCGACAGGCCCATGTCGCCGACCCGGTTGACCAGGAAGGCCTTCTTCGCGGCGGTGGCCGCGGTGGGCTTGTGCTGCCAGAAACCGATCAGGAGGTACGAGGCGAGGCCGACGCCCTCCCAGCCGAAGTACAGGAGCAGGTAGTTGTCGGCGAGGACGAGCAGCAGCATCGCCGCGACGAACAGGTTGAGGTAGCCGAAGAAGCGGCGGCGGCGCTCGTCGTGCTCCATGTACCCGATGGAGTACACGTGGATGAGGGTGCCGACGCCGCTGATCAGCAGGACGAAGGTCATCGACAGCTGGTCGAGCTGGAAGGCGATGTCCGCCTGGAAGCCCTCGACGGGGATCCAGGAGAAGAGCCGCTGGTGCAGGGCCCGGTCGTCGGCGCTCTTGCCGAGCATGTCGGCGAAGAGCGCCAGGCCGATGACGAAGGAGACGGCCGCGAGGAGCGTGCCGATCCAGTGCCCGACCTTGTCGAGCCGCCGCCCGCCGCAGAGCAGGACGACCGCTCCCAGCAGAGGCGCCGCGATGAGCAGCGCAATCAGATTGTCCACAGTTCCGGCCCCTTACAGCTTCATCAGGCTGGCGTCGTCGACCGAGGCCGAGTGGCGGGCACGGAAGACGGACACGATGATCGCGAGCCCGACGACGACTTCCGCGGCGGCGACGACCATCGTGAAGAAGGCGATGATCTGGCCGTCGAGGTTTCCGTGCATGCGGGAGAAGGTGACGAACGCGAGGTTGCAGGCGTTGAGCATGAGCTCGACG is a window encoding:
- the nuoK gene encoding NADH-quinone oxidoreductase subunit NuoK codes for the protein MNPVNYLYLSALLFTIGAAGVLIRRNAIVVFMCVELMLNACNLAFVTFSRMHGNLDGQIIAFFTMVVAAAEVVVGLAIIVSVFRARHSASVDDASLMKL
- the nuoN gene encoding NADH-quinone oxidoreductase subunit NuoN, yielding MSTSAVASSVHSLWTTAAEPQDKIPAPHIEYVQLSPVLIVVGAAIVGVLVEAFVPRKARYHSQLFLSVLALVAAFAAIVGLAAGGYGSTKAHIAAMGAIAVDGPALFLQGTILLASVVAIFTFAERRLDPADHGHKVDSFAAEAAAVPGSDHEKAAVKAGFTTTEVFPLALFAVAGMLVFPAANDLLTLFIALEVFSLPLYLLCAVARRKRLMSQEAAVKYFLLGAFSSAFLLFGIALLYGYAGSVSYATIAQVVDGSIATVNPALAGTMGNDALLLIGFAMVLTGLLFKVGAVPFHMWTPDVYQGAPTPVTGFMAAATKVAAFGALLRLLYVVLPGLTWDWRPVMWGVAIVTMLGGAIVAITQTDIKRLLAYSSIAHAGFLLAGVIAATPSGISSVLFYLGAYSFVTIGAFAVVTLVRDAGGEATHLSKWAGLGRRSPLVAAVFAVFLLAFAGIPLTSGFSGKFAVFKAAADGGAGALVVVGVISSAIAAFFYIRVIVLMFFSEPKADGPTVAVPSALTTVTITAGVAVTLVLGLAPQYFLDLANQASVFVR
- a CDS encoding NADH-quinone oxidoreductase subunit M, which encodes MSFPLLTLTAAVPAVGAILTAAVPAARRTAAKWLALLVSLATLVLAAVVFVRFEPGGERYQLTESHAWIKDFGVRYELGVDGIGVALIALTALLIPFVILAGWHDADPLETSSKRWRPTQGFFALILMVEAMVILSFEATDVFLFYILFEAMLIPMYFLIGGFGDRAHAGTDENAAAQRSYAAVKFLLYNLVGGLIMLAAVIGLYVVAGNFSLTEIAEARANGSLEMATSTERWLFLGFFFAFAVKAPLWPLHTWLPNAMGEATAPVAVLITAVVDKVGTFAMLRFCLGLFPEASKWATPAIVVLALISIVYGALLAVGQRDIKRLVAYASISHFGFIILGIFAMTTQGQSGATLYMVNHGISTAALMLVAGFLISRRGSRLIADYGGVQKVAPVLAGTFLIGGLATLSLPGLAPFVSEFLVLVGTYARYPVAGVIATTGIVLAALYTLVLYQRTMTGPVKEEVRTMPDLRVRELAVVVPLIALLIFLGVFPKPLTDVVNPAVQHTMSDVQQKDPTPEVEAAK
- the nuoL gene encoding NADH-quinone oxidoreductase subunit L, whose protein sequence is MDNLIALLIAAPLLGAVVLLCGGRRLDKVGHWIGTLLAAVSFVIGLALFADMLGKSADDRALHQRLFSWIPVEGFQADIAFQLDQLSMTFVLLISGVGTLIHVYSIGYMEHDERRRRFFGYLNLFVAAMLLLVLADNYLLLYFGWEGVGLASYLLIGFWQHKPTAATAAKKAFLVNRVGDMGLSIAIMIMFTTFGTFAFGPVLASTGETSEGTLTAIGLMLLLAACGKSAQVPLQSWLGDAMEGPTPVSALIHAATMVTAGVYLIVRSANIFNAAPDAQLVVTVVGAVTLLFGAIVGCAKDDIKKALAGSTMSQIGYMILAAGLGPIGYVFAIMHLVTHGFFKAGLFLGAGSVMHGMNDEVDMRKYGGLRKYMPVTFVTFGLGYLAIIGFPGLSGFFSKDKIIEAAFAKGGTEGWILGAVTLLGAAITAYYMTRVMLMTFFGEKRWQNDENGNPPHPHESPKSMVIPMVLLAVGSVAAGAFFEFAGFVEWLEPVTGYAHGHPPISAAAVTTATVAVMVIGVGLAYLQYGRKPVPVVAPRGSLLTRAARRDLLQDDLNHAVFVRGGTHLTRSLVYVDHTLVDGVVNGTAASVGGLSGRLRKLQNGYARSYAVSMFGGTAVLIAATLLMRAV